One window from the genome of Pedobacter schmidteae encodes:
- a CDS encoding diphthine--ammonia ligase: MPDKRSLFNWSGGKDSTLALHHVLQDKAFDIRYLLTTVNDTYNRVSMHGVRESLLIEQADSLGIPLYQIRLPESPDMSTYEQHMHRHLIQLKTEGINHSIFGDLFLEDLKTYREKKLAEIDLIAVFPLWKRDTTEVLKEFISLGYKTIVVCAREGLEDFCGRVIDETFLADLPDGIDPCGENGEFHTFVFDGPIFKHPIKFELGEKIFKTYPSPTADTANPAGYWYIDLIG; this comes from the coding sequence ATGCCTGACAAAAGAAGCTTGTTTAATTGGAGTGGAGGTAAGGATAGCACACTGGCACTCCATCATGTCCTGCAGGATAAAGCGTTTGATATCCGGTATTTATTGACTACAGTGAATGATACTTATAACCGGGTAAGTATGCACGGTGTACGGGAGTCTCTTTTGATTGAACAAGCCGATAGCCTGGGGATACCCTTGTATCAGATACGTTTGCCGGAGTCTCCTGATATGTCAACTTATGAGCAGCATATGCACCGCCATTTAATACAGCTTAAAACCGAAGGCATTAACCATTCTATATTTGGAGACCTGTTTTTAGAAGATTTAAAGACTTACAGGGAAAAAAAACTAGCTGAAATTGATTTAATAGCCGTTTTTCCACTTTGGAAAAGAGATACCACGGAGGTTTTAAAAGAATTTATTTCATTGGGCTATAAAACCATTGTAGTATGTGCCCGGGAAGGTCTTGAAGATTTTTGTGGGAGGGTGATTGATGAAACTTTCCTGGCAGATTTGCCTGATGGAATAGATCCATGTGGTGAAAACGGCGAGTTTCATACCTTTGTTTTTGATGGACCTATATTTAAACATCCAATTAAATTTGAATTGGGAGAAAAAATATTTAAAACCTATCCATCACCGACAGCAGATACAGCAAACCCTGCCGGGTATTGGTATATCGACCTGATTGGTTAA
- a CDS encoding glycoside hydrolase family 3 N-terminal domain-containing protein produces MTIHKLSLLTAFVFLTVIASHAQNKNIYHKGWVDFNKNGKMDVFEDPSKTIDARIKDLIGQMTLDEKTCQTATLYGYGRVLKDEMPTAEWKTKIWKDGIANIDEELNSLPYNKKALTQYSFPFSKHANAINTVQKWFVEETRLGIPVDFSNEGIHGLCHDRATPFPAPVNIGSTWNKKLVYGAGSIVGREAKALGYTNVYAPILDVARDQRWGRVVECYGEDPYLIAEMGKQMTLGIQDQGTAATLKHYAVYSVPKGGRDGQARTDPHVAPREMHEMFLYPFRRVIQEAKPMGIMSSYNDWNGEPVTGSYYFLTELLRKQFGFDGYVVSDSEAVEFLSGKHHVAADYKEAVRQSIQAGLNVRTHFTMPENFILPLRELVREGSISMKTLDERVADVLRVKFRLGLFDNPYVKDPANADKKVHTKADEELAVQLNRESMVLLKNDKNLLPLDVNKYKNILVTGPLATEVNYTTSRYGPSNNPIVSILDGIKSFAGKTSKVSYSKGCDVIDAKWPESEIIPTDLSAEEQAQINQAVTEAKTSDVVIAVVGETDDQVGESKSRTGLNLPGRQLMLLQALQATGKPVVMVLINGRPLTINWENRYLPAILQAGFPGPSAGKVVAETLFGDNNPGGKLTMTYPKSIGQIELNFPFKPGSQAGQGKNDDPNGNGKTRVLGALYPFGYGLSYTTFEFNNLKLSGTEIHPQANIEISVDLKNTGARKGDEVVQLYLKDVVSSVTTYESVLRGFERVSLAPGETKTVKFTLQPDDLAILDKNMNWTVEPGKFVVMIGNSSEDIKLKKEFTVK; encoded by the coding sequence ATGACAATACATAAACTGTCGTTGCTTACTGCTTTCGTATTTTTAACTGTAATAGCCAGCCATGCGCAAAATAAAAATATTTACCATAAGGGCTGGGTCGACTTTAACAAAAATGGTAAAATGGATGTTTTTGAAGATCCGTCTAAAACCATTGATGCCAGGATAAAAGATCTGATTGGCCAGATGACCCTGGACGAGAAAACCTGCCAGACGGCCACTCTATATGGCTATGGAAGGGTATTGAAAGATGAAATGCCTACGGCCGAATGGAAAACAAAAATCTGGAAAGACGGCATTGCCAATATAGATGAAGAACTAAACAGCTTACCATATAACAAAAAGGCGTTAACCCAATATTCTTTCCCTTTTAGCAAACATGCCAATGCTATCAATACAGTGCAAAAGTGGTTTGTAGAAGAAACTCGCCTGGGTATTCCGGTCGATTTTAGTAATGAGGGTATCCATGGTTTGTGCCACGACAGGGCGACACCTTTTCCGGCTCCGGTTAATATTGGAAGTACCTGGAACAAAAAATTGGTTTATGGTGCCGGAAGTATTGTAGGGCGGGAAGCTAAGGCATTAGGTTATACCAATGTGTATGCACCTATACTGGATGTAGCCCGGGACCAGCGTTGGGGAAGGGTAGTGGAATGTTATGGCGAAGATCCTTACCTGATTGCAGAAATGGGGAAACAAATGACGCTTGGCATACAGGATCAGGGGACGGCGGCTACTTTAAAACATTATGCCGTATATAGTGTACCCAAGGGAGGACGCGATGGGCAGGCACGCACCGACCCACATGTAGCGCCCCGGGAAATGCACGAAATGTTTCTCTATCCATTCAGACGGGTTATTCAGGAAGCTAAGCCAATGGGCATCATGAGCAGTTATAACGATTGGAACGGCGAACCTGTAACAGGGAGTTATTATTTTTTAACGGAGTTGTTGCGTAAACAGTTTGGGTTTGATGGTTATGTGGTTTCGGACAGTGAGGCAGTTGAATTCCTTTCAGGCAAGCATCATGTGGCTGCCGATTATAAAGAAGCCGTTAGACAATCTATTCAGGCGGGATTAAATGTACGTACCCATTTTACTATGCCAGAGAACTTTATTCTTCCCTTGCGTGAGCTGGTTAGAGAAGGTTCGATATCGATGAAAACGCTTGACGAACGTGTAGCCGATGTATTGCGGGTAAAATTCAGGTTAGGGCTGTTTGATAATCCTTATGTAAAAGATCCGGCCAATGCCGATAAAAAAGTACATACCAAAGCTGACGAAGAGCTGGCTGTGCAATTGAACAGGGAATCGATGGTTTTGCTGAAAAATGATAAAAATCTGCTGCCATTGGATGTAAATAAATACAAAAATATTCTGGTTACAGGACCGCTGGCTACGGAGGTTAATTATACCACCAGTCGCTACGGGCCATCCAATAATCCAATTGTCTCTATCCTGGATGGAATTAAGTCGTTTGCAGGCAAAACATCAAAGGTGAGCTATAGCAAAGGTTGCGATGTAATAGATGCCAAATGGCCGGAAAGTGAAATCATTCCGACTGACCTGTCCGCTGAAGAACAGGCGCAAATTAATCAGGCGGTAACGGAGGCGAAAACCTCGGATGTTGTTATTGCTGTGGTAGGAGAGACGGATGATCAGGTAGGTGAGAGTAAGTCCAGAACCGGATTAAACTTGCCAGGCAGACAGCTGATGTTGCTTCAGGCCTTACAGGCAACGGGTAAGCCGGTAGTGATGGTATTGATAAATGGCCGCCCATTAACTATCAACTGGGAGAACCGTTATTTGCCTGCCATACTTCAGGCCGGATTTCCTGGGCCTTCGGCAGGTAAAGTGGTTGCCGAAACTTTGTTTGGGGACAATAATCCCGGTGGGAAGCTCACGATGACCTATCCTAAATCTATCGGGCAGATTGAACTCAATTTTCCCTTTAAACCAGGCTCTCAAGCCGGACAAGGTAAAAATGACGATCCAAATGGAAATGGAAAAACCAGGGTGCTTGGTGCATTGTATCCCTTTGGATACGGCTTAAGTTATACCACTTTTGAATTCAATAACTTAAAGCTGAGTGGTACCGAAATCCATCCTCAGGCCAATATCGAAATCAGTGTAGACTTGAAAAATACCGGTGCGCGCAAAGGTGATGAAGTGGTTCAGCTCTATTTAAAAGATGTGGTGAGCAGTGTGACTACTTATGAATCGGTATTAAGAGGTTTTGAAAGAGTAAGCTTAGCTCCCGGA
- a CDS encoding CBS domain-containing protein yields MGKVRNILEGKSRVIISVNTDTTVFKALELMLEKNIGALLVMEHERLRGIFTERDYARKVVLRGKSSKLMKIKEIMVDDVVVVTSDTTIEDCMWLMTNRFIRHLPVVDEDRITGIISIGDVVKYIINEQKFIIGNLEHYITGTV; encoded by the coding sequence ATGGGAAAAGTTAGGAATATCTTGGAAGGAAAAAGTAGGGTTATTATTTCCGTAAATACGGATACTACAGTTTTCAAAGCCCTGGAATTGATGCTTGAAAAAAATATCGGAGCACTTCTGGTCATGGAACACGAGAGGTTAAGGGGTATTTTCACGGAAAGAGATTACGCCCGAAAAGTTGTTCTGAGGGGTAAATCTTCTAAATTAATGAAGATTAAAGAAATTATGGTGGACGATGTGGTTGTAGTTACATCTGATACTACTATTGAAGACTGTATGTGGTTGATGACAAACAGATTTATCAGGCATTTGCCGGTAGTGGACGAAGATAGAATCACAGGGATTATTTCGATTGGAGATGTGGTAAAATATATTATCAATGAGCAAAAATTTATTATTGGAAATCTGGAGCACTATATAACAGGTACTGTGTGA
- a CDS encoding glycoside hydrolase family 88 protein, whose protein sequence is MKLNNLNKTKRNMLLASALAISVSACSFLWLSPKTELIKKDFSVAEKQYSRLLKTSTDLTRFPRTTRKDGSVKTTDVWDWTQGFFAGGLWYIYEYTKQPQWKAAATKWTEALEQAQFLTQHHDVGFVMYCSYGNAIRFEKDPVKLEKYHKILIQSAESALTRFDPKVGLIKSWNAKASWDKKTMWQYPVIIDNMMNLEMLCYVSKLTGNPKYKEVAISHALNTMKNHFRPDFSTYHVVDYAPDGKVLHQQTNQGYSDNSTWSRGQGWAIYGFTMMYRETKDKRFLEAAQKAADFYLNHPNLPKDKIPYWDFNVNQAGYKPDWSHNTKLNYIPRDASAGSLVASGLLELSTFSGNGAKYFKFAEMMLKSLSGNDYLAKPGTNSGFLLKHSVGSFPHNSEIDVPLIYADYYFLEALLRYQKLKG, encoded by the coding sequence CTCAACAAAACAAAACGAAATATGCTGCTGGCCTCGGCGCTGGCGATCTCAGTATCTGCTTGTTCTTTCTTGTGGCTGTCGCCTAAAACAGAGCTGATTAAAAAAGATTTTTCCGTGGCGGAAAAACAGTATAGCAGGCTGCTGAAAACCTCGACAGACCTGACCAGGTTTCCGCGTACAACCCGCAAAGACGGGTCGGTAAAAACCACTGATGTTTGGGATTGGACACAAGGTTTTTTTGCCGGAGGTTTATGGTACATTTATGAATATACCAAGCAACCACAGTGGAAAGCGGCAGCTACCAAATGGACTGAGGCGCTGGAGCAAGCGCAGTTTTTGACGCAGCACCATGATGTGGGCTTTGTGATGTATTGTTCTTATGGCAATGCCATCAGGTTTGAAAAAGATCCTGTAAAACTGGAAAAATACCATAAAATCCTGATTCAGTCGGCCGAGTCTGCTTTAACCCGTTTCGACCCTAAAGTGGGGCTGATCAAATCCTGGAATGCGAAGGCGTCGTGGGACAAAAAGACCATGTGGCAGTATCCGGTGATCATTGACAATATGATGAACCTGGAAATGTTATGTTATGTTTCAAAATTAACTGGTAATCCGAAATATAAGGAAGTGGCGATAAGTCATGCTTTAAATACGATGAAAAATCATTTCAGACCTGATTTTAGTACCTATCATGTGGTAGATTATGCGCCAGACGGAAAAGTATTGCACCAGCAAACCAATCAGGGTTATTCCGATAACTCGACCTGGTCCAGAGGGCAGGGATGGGCAATTTATGGTTTTACAATGATGTACCGCGAAACCAAGGACAAACGCTTTTTGGAAGCTGCTCAAAAGGCTGCAGATTTTTATCTCAATCACCCCAATTTGCCGAAAGATAAAATTCCTTATTGGGACTTCAATGTAAACCAGGCGGGGTACAAGCCAGATTGGTCACACAATACCAAACTTAATTACATCCCTCGTGATGCATCGGCGGGATCGCTCGTTGCCTCCGGTTTACTGGAGCTGAGTACTTTTTCCGGCAATGGAGCAAAGTATTTTAAGTTTGCAGAAATGATGTTGAAGTCTCTGTCAGGAAATGATTATTTAGCGAAGCCGGGTACCAATTCGGGGTTTTTGTTAAAACATAGTGTAGGCAGTTTCCCGCATAACAGTGAGATAGATGTGCCTTTAATCTATGCCGATTACTACTTCCTGGAGGCCCTGCTAAGATATCAGAAGCTAAAGGGATAA